The following proteins are co-located in the Nitrospira sp. genome:
- a CDS encoding c-type cytochrome: protein MRLVPTSSGFAFSALIVLLVMLGAFAVAPAQEEERATVDPALARQAATLILARCAVCHTTDLIAQQRLPQDRWTVTVEKMVHWGADLSPDDAALLVRYLAGRNHPGAPDQLPSFEHELATMEPSRAQSATTDGPLTGVAARGARLFAHNCQACHGEGAVGGAGPKLARNTILKNEGAFWETVLHGRGPMPAWGAVLNHQEIADIHAWLVTR, encoded by the coding sequence ATGAGACTGGTACCAACGTCCTCCGGCTTTGCGTTCTCTGCACTCATTGTGCTGCTGGTTATGCTTGGCGCGTTTGCCGTCGCACCTGCCCAGGAAGAGGAGCGCGCTACCGTCGACCCTGCCCTGGCACGCCAAGCGGCCACGTTGATCCTCGCCCGCTGCGCGGTGTGCCATACCACCGACCTGATCGCTCAGCAACGGTTGCCGCAGGATCGCTGGACGGTCACGGTGGAGAAGATGGTGCATTGGGGCGCCGACCTTTCCCCGGACGATGCGGCATTGCTGGTGCGATATCTCGCTGGGCGAAATCACCCCGGCGCGCCGGACCAGTTGCCGTCCTTTGAGCACGAGTTGGCGACCATGGAACCGTCTCGTGCGCAAAGTGCCACGACTGATGGTCCATTGACCGGTGTGGCGGCGAGAGGGGCGAGGCTGTTTGCACATAATTGCCAAGCCTGCCATGGCGAAGGCGCGGTCGGCGGTGCGGGACCGAAACTGGCGCGTAATACGATCTTGAAGAACGAAGGAGCATTTTGGGAAACGGTACTCCATGGTCGTGGTCCTATGCCGGCCTGGGGCGCAGTGTTGAATCACCAGGAGATCGCGGATATTCATGCTTGGCTTGTCACACGATAA
- a CDS encoding cytochrome c, with product MQTIVKVSLTMLIVLGGIPISLAASEKGNPQAGQKLYLESCQNCHGPTGKGDSDMAAYLTPPPANLTAKAAQAKTDVQLRKIILEGRPGTAMVGYAGAFEEAQLADLIAYIRSLQS from the coding sequence ATGCAAACAATAGTGAAGGTGAGCCTCACGATGCTGATCGTGCTGGGGGGGATTCCAATCAGCCTGGCCGCATCCGAAAAGGGGAATCCTCAGGCAGGTCAGAAGTTATATCTCGAGAGTTGTCAGAACTGCCACGGACCGACGGGCAAGGGCGACAGCGACATGGCGGCGTATCTGACTCCCCCGCCCGCCAATCTCACTGCCAAGGCGGCTCAAGCGAAGACCGATGTACAACTGCGCAAGATTATCCTGGAGGGGCGGCCCGGTACGGCCATGGTCGGGTATGCGGGTGCGTTCGAAGAGGCTCAGCTGGCCGACTTGATCGCGTATATCCGCTCCCTTCAATCGTGA
- the soxC gene encoding sulfite dehydrogenase has product MAKSGQPNKPNNPPAPAETHETLSINRRSLLAGTVGMVGAMMMRTAAQSAEVVVPAVPDDATRVPGAAPTAYGQRSPFEQAVRVPRSWWASLTPLQASHGMLTPSALHFERHHNGVPVIHPTAHRLMIHGLVERPWVFTLDELQRFPSVSRLAFIECSGNSAIEWRAPTGQTVQQTHGLTSTSEWTGVALKTVLGALGVNPDASWVLAEGGDAAAMTRSLPLAPLLEEALLCYAQNGEPLRPEQGYPLRLLVPGWEGNTCIKWLRRLKLGTAPFMTREETSQYTDLMPDGTARQFTMVMEAKSVITSPSGGQRIHPGSIEISGLAWSGRGRVAQVEVSTDGGRSWQEAVLQDPILPKCHTRFRLPWRWNGHEAIVQSRCRDETGYRQPSRMELIAVRGVNSVYHYNAIQSWQIAADGQVTNVHA; this is encoded by the coding sequence ATGGCGAAGTCTGGACAACCGAACAAGCCGAACAACCCTCCTGCCCCAGCCGAGACGCACGAGACGCTGTCGATCAATCGCCGGAGTCTTCTTGCCGGTACCGTCGGGATGGTCGGCGCGATGATGATGCGGACGGCTGCGCAATCCGCCGAGGTGGTCGTTCCGGCTGTGCCGGATGATGCCACTCGAGTGCCCGGGGCCGCTCCCACGGCCTATGGGCAACGCTCACCGTTTGAGCAGGCTGTCCGCGTCCCGCGTTCGTGGTGGGCGTCTTTGACGCCCCTGCAAGCGTCGCACGGCATGCTCACCCCATCAGCCTTGCATTTCGAACGGCATCACAACGGGGTACCGGTCATTCATCCGACGGCCCACCGGCTTATGATTCATGGGTTGGTAGAACGGCCATGGGTCTTCACGCTCGACGAATTACAGCGATTCCCTTCCGTCTCACGGCTGGCATTTATCGAATGTTCGGGCAATTCCGCGATCGAATGGCGGGCACCGACCGGACAGACGGTGCAACAAACCCATGGCCTGACGAGTACCAGTGAATGGACGGGCGTGGCCTTGAAGACCGTGCTCGGAGCACTTGGGGTCAACCCCGACGCGTCCTGGGTCTTGGCTGAAGGCGGCGATGCGGCGGCCATGACTCGTAGTCTTCCACTGGCGCCGCTCCTGGAGGAAGCGCTGCTTTGTTATGCGCAAAATGGAGAACCGCTCCGCCCTGAACAGGGCTATCCCTTACGTTTGCTTGTGCCCGGCTGGGAAGGGAATACCTGCATCAAATGGCTCAGACGGCTCAAGCTTGGCACCGCGCCCTTCATGACTCGCGAAGAAACGTCGCAATATACGGATCTGATGCCGGATGGCACGGCGCGACAATTCACGATGGTCATGGAGGCGAAATCGGTGATCACGTCACCGTCCGGCGGGCAGCGAATACACCCCGGATCGATCGAGATCAGCGGGTTGGCCTGGAGCGGTCGAGGCCGTGTCGCGCAGGTGGAGGTGAGTACCGATGGGGGCCGCTCCTGGCAGGAGGCGGTTCTGCAAGACCCGATCCTTCCGAAATGCCATACCCGATTCCGTTTACCATGGAGATGGAACGGCCACGAGGCGATTGTGCAGAGTCGCTGTCGTGATGAAACCGGCTATCGGCAACCCAGCCGGATGGAATTAATTGCGGTGCGCGGAGTGAACTCTGTCTACCACTACAATGCGATTCAGAGTTGGCAGATTGCGGCGGACGGGCAGGTGACCAATGTCCATGCGTAA
- a CDS encoding cytochrome c — MMNARLAGPVLLSMFLVAAVGSGSFAAGGNAAKGKVLYTNLCIRCHGVEGKGDAHMKFSPPVADLSAPATQEKLDAALMKAIHDGRKDTAMGAWKFVLSDEEIRDVTAYVRVLGSSAIRTLP, encoded by the coding sequence ATGATGAACGCCAGACTCGCTGGTCCGGTTCTCCTGTCGATGTTCCTCGTGGCGGCGGTCGGCAGTGGTTCGTTTGCCGCCGGGGGGAATGCGGCGAAAGGGAAGGTGCTCTACACCAATCTATGTATCCGCTGCCACGGGGTCGAGGGAAAGGGCGACGCGCATATGAAATTCAGCCCGCCGGTCGCCGATCTCAGTGCTCCTGCGACACAGGAGAAGTTGGATGCCGCCCTCATGAAGGCTATTCACGACGGACGGAAAGACACCGCCATGGGGGCCTGGAAGTTTGTTCTTTCCGACGAAGAGATTCGTGACGTCACGGCCTACGTACGGGTGCTTGGGAGTAGCGCGATCCGCACGCTCCCGTAA
- a CDS encoding DUF2892 domain-containing protein, with product MSCNVGGIERPVRIVLGVLLIGIGAFAGLPPVGTGIALTMGTIALVTGALGFCPVWTLLGINTCSMERSGKKS from the coding sequence ATGTCATGCAATGTAGGCGGGATTGAACGACCGGTCCGGATTGTGCTCGGAGTGTTGTTGATCGGCATCGGCGCCTTTGCAGGCCTTCCGCCGGTCGGTACGGGAATTGCGCTGACGATGGGAACGATTGCGCTGGTCACAGGCGCATTGGGCTTCTGTCCGGTATGGACGCTGTTGGGGATCAATACCTGTTCGATGGAGAGGTCGGGAAAGAAATCCTAA
- a CDS encoding ubiquinol-cytochrome c reductase iron-sulfur subunit, with the protein MSDPDELQEGEGAGFSTPVGSRRTFFHWVTVAAAAVVGVGLAIPLLGSLISPAFTRRRRAWVDVGPVDALPVGRPAQLDHVTTVRDGWLEATSHKAVWAVKQPQGDVTVFSPICTHLGCGYRWDETEKKFLCPCHGSSFDVNGHVLGGPAPRPLDRLPAKVEGGRLLVMYQDFKSGLPQSVEL; encoded by the coding sequence GTGAGTGATCCGGACGAATTGCAAGAGGGTGAAGGGGCGGGGTTTTCCACACCGGTCGGGTCGCGGCGGACATTTTTTCACTGGGTGACGGTGGCCGCCGCCGCGGTGGTTGGCGTGGGATTGGCTATTCCGCTGCTCGGTTCACTGATTTCACCGGCGTTCACGCGACGCCGACGGGCGTGGGTGGATGTCGGTCCTGTCGATGCCTTGCCTGTCGGGCGTCCCGCACAATTGGACCATGTCACGACCGTTCGCGACGGCTGGCTGGAAGCCACGTCGCACAAAGCGGTGTGGGCGGTGAAGCAACCGCAAGGTGATGTGACGGTGTTTTCGCCGATCTGCACACATTTGGGATGCGGGTATCGCTGGGACGAGACGGAAAAAAAGTTTCTGTGCCCTTGCCACGGCAGTTCGTTTGACGTGAACGGTCACGTGCTGGGCGGTCCCGCCCCGCGTCCGTTGGATAGGCTGCCCGCAAAGGTGGAGGGTGGCCGGCTCCTCGTGATGTATCAAGACTTCAAATCCGGCCTTCCACAGAGTGTGGAGTTGTAG
- a CDS encoding c-type cytochrome produces the protein MRNVLIAGVLTILSAQGIWNSDAADRSESTHAPEWGRAATDRDIQPWNIDIAPTGEGLPSGRGTAKQGAAIFAAQCASCHGPTGQEGPMDRLVGGIGTLRDPKPVKTIGSYWPYATTLYDYVHRAMPLSAPQSLLPDEVYSVVAWLLYQNGIIAEEFVVDARALPEIRMPNRNGFVQDPRPDVRQN, from the coding sequence ATGCGTAACGTCTTGATCGCGGGGGTGCTGACCATTCTGAGTGCGCAAGGGATCTGGAACAGTGACGCGGCGGATCGCAGCGAATCGACCCATGCCCCTGAGTGGGGTCGGGCCGCTACGGACCGGGACATTCAGCCGTGGAACATCGATATTGCGCCGACGGGGGAGGGGTTACCGAGTGGTCGTGGCACCGCCAAGCAGGGGGCGGCGATCTTTGCCGCTCAGTGTGCCTCCTGTCATGGGCCGACCGGTCAGGAAGGCCCGATGGACCGCCTGGTCGGAGGCATCGGCACGTTGCGCGACCCGAAGCCGGTGAAAACCATCGGCAGTTATTGGCCCTATGCCACGACGTTGTACGACTATGTGCATCGCGCCATGCCCTTGTCCGCGCCGCAAAGCCTCTTGCCGGACGAGGTGTACTCGGTGGTGGCCTGGCTGCTGTATCAGAATGGAATTATTGCCGAAGAGTTTGTGGTGGATGCGCGGGCCCTCCCGGAAATCCGTATGCCGAACCGCAATGGTTTTGTTCAGGACCCCCGGCCCGATGTCCGGCAGAACTAA
- a CDS encoding OsmC family protein, which produces MKLSVAYQGGTRYDILSDRHRIVTDQPVEDGGGDAGMSPVELFVGSVASCVGYFVGQFCARHDISREGLKVEAEWAMAESPHRVGQIMLAIRLPHRVTPELRDRLLKVAHGCTVHQSLALPINIAIDLNPHSHVETST; this is translated from the coding sequence ATGAAACTGAGCGTGGCGTACCAGGGGGGCACGCGCTATGACATCCTCAGCGACCGGCACAGGATTGTGACGGATCAGCCGGTTGAGGATGGGGGAGGCGATGCCGGGATGAGTCCCGTGGAATTGTTTGTCGGCTCCGTCGCCAGTTGCGTCGGGTATTTTGTCGGCCAGTTCTGTGCGCGGCACGATATTTCACGCGAAGGGCTGAAGGTGGAGGCCGAATGGGCGATGGCGGAATCGCCGCATCGAGTCGGGCAGATCATGCTGGCTATTCGCCTGCCCCATCGAGTGACACCGGAGCTGAGAGACCGGCTGCTGAAGGTGGCGCACGGCTGCACCGTGCATCAATCCCTCGCCCTGCCGATCAATATCGCCATTGACCTGAACCCACACAGTCATGTGGAGACGTCGACGTAA
- a CDS encoding c-type cytochrome codes for MGGRRTVLIGCALVFVVGLLSFPRLLLGSDQTRVKELIQNNCAGCHRLEGKEDSRFKLKAPDLIWAGSKYQRTWLLRYLTGKEAPLYPKGYRWDLSEGPTRHPVVSEEEAQGLAEYFEQHNKDPRVKVGAFDLSKVSKFDATFGGMAYKAHACLGCHLIEENGKLIGGPQSASLVAAGQRYDKDWLFRFGQNPQDFTPHSGEFLADATEPQLRAVIGFLMVQGVKDFKYYEPWTAPEFGMASADRGKVLYKEYCSQCHGATGKGDGPAASGLEPKPAIHANIPFDKVPTDYLYNVINHGGAAMGKSPNMSYWNLTFGQQGVADVMAYLRATFKGGAEVAQAAGSGEGPTGVCPQPRKTAKAPADFLSKTNPLPHSDAAIQAGKTLFLQTAQPVACAMCHGEKGNGQGFMGAALIPPPRNFTCGSMMKDLPDGQ; via the coding sequence ATGGGTGGAAGACGGACGGTGCTGATCGGATGTGCCTTGGTGTTTGTGGTGGGGTTGTTGTCGTTCCCCAGACTTTTGTTGGGCAGTGATCAGACTCGTGTCAAAGAGCTGATTCAGAATAACTGCGCCGGATGTCACCGCCTCGAAGGGAAAGAGGATTCGCGCTTCAAGTTAAAGGCCCCTGATCTGATCTGGGCCGGGAGCAAGTATCAGCGCACGTGGCTGCTTCGATACCTGACAGGGAAAGAGGCTCCGCTGTACCCCAAAGGGTATCGATGGGATTTGTCTGAGGGGCCGACGCGACACCCGGTGGTCAGCGAGGAAGAAGCGCAGGGTCTCGCCGAGTATTTTGAGCAGCACAACAAGGATCCTCGGGTGAAGGTCGGCGCCTTTGATCTCTCGAAGGTCAGTAAGTTCGATGCCACGTTCGGCGGTATGGCTTATAAGGCCCACGCGTGTCTTGGCTGTCACCTGATCGAGGAGAATGGTAAACTCATCGGCGGACCGCAGAGCGCCTCGCTGGTGGCAGCCGGTCAGCGGTATGACAAGGACTGGCTCTTCCGGTTCGGGCAGAATCCGCAGGACTTTACTCCTCACAGCGGAGAATTTCTGGCCGATGCGACGGAACCGCAGCTTCGGGCCGTCATCGGGTTCCTCATGGTGCAGGGAGTGAAGGACTTCAAATATTACGAGCCTTGGACGGCTCCGGAGTTCGGGATGGCGAGTGCGGATCGGGGGAAGGTGTTGTACAAGGAGTATTGTTCGCAATGTCACGGTGCGACTGGAAAGGGCGATGGGCCCGCTGCATCCGGTCTGGAGCCGAAGCCGGCGATCCATGCGAACATCCCCTTCGACAAGGTGCCGACCGATTACCTCTACAATGTGATCAATCATGGCGGTGCGGCGATGGGAAAATCGCCGAATATGTCCTACTGGAATCTGACTTTCGGGCAACAGGGCGTGGCGGACGTGATGGCCTATTTACGAGCCACCTTCAAGGGCGGAGCAGAGGTGGCGCAGGCGGCGGGAAGCGGCGAAGGCCCGACCGGCGTGTGCCCGCAGCCGAGGAAAACGGCGAAGGCGCCGGCTGATTTCCTCTCCAAAACCAATCCGTTGCCACATTCGGACGCGGCTATCCAGGCAGGGAAAACGCTGTTTCTTCAGACGGCCCAGCCGGTGGCCTGTGCGATGTGTCATGGAGAGAAGGGCAATGGGCAGGGCTTCATGGGGGCGGCATTGATTCCTCCGCCGCGAAACTTTACGTGCGGCTCGATGATGAAAGATCTTCCGGACGGGCAA
- a CDS encoding CBS domain-containing protein → MTTIARPGVPVGGFKAVGQIVGTNTMRVRRNQNALGVAVDLLTTHTPGAPVVDDAGQYVGFISEFDLLKALQSGKDLNQLTVEAVMVTNRITVTAETSIDDAVQLMEDKRLLNLPVEKDGIIQYTLTRHDLLRAWVGLGLDIENPAS, encoded by the coding sequence ATGACGACGATAGCAAGACCAGGTGTTCCTGTGGGTGGTTTTAAGGCGGTTGGGCAGATCGTAGGGACCAACACGATGCGGGTTCGTCGAAACCAAAATGCGCTGGGGGTTGCTGTGGATCTGTTGACGACCCACACGCCAGGTGCGCCTGTGGTCGACGATGCCGGTCAGTATGTCGGGTTTATCAGTGAGTTCGATTTATTGAAAGCGCTCCAGTCGGGCAAGGACTTAAATCAGCTGACGGTGGAAGCGGTCATGGTCACGAATCGAATCACGGTCACGGCCGAGACATCGATCGATGACGCCGTGCAGCTCATGGAAGACAAGCGGTTGCTCAATCTTCCCGTCGAGAAGGATGGGATTATTCAATATACCTTGACGCGCCATGATTTGCTTCGGGCCTGGGTCGGGTTAGGGCTGGATATCGAGAACCCGGCGTCCTAA
- a CDS encoding DUF3365 domain-containing protein: MSIKKGLAGVGVALALFGMWGTVSAEAPSAGSVPLEAVVDYLHSVLEADRTFYTVHVVERMQRRGVIEASEKWREISALPLPVQFFQEASSLATLTGSSVRYRLISLNPISKQNGPRSDFERKALEAVMAHPDQPYKGPVTEGGARYFQAVYADLAVSSVCVSCHNADARSPKRDYKLRDVLGAVLISIPMPE; the protein is encoded by the coding sequence ATGTCGATCAAGAAGGGGCTCGCCGGAGTGGGGGTTGCGCTGGCTTTGTTCGGAATGTGGGGGACCGTGTCGGCCGAGGCGCCATCGGCGGGCAGCGTCCCGCTGGAAGCTGTGGTGGACTATCTCCATTCGGTGCTGGAGGCAGACCGGACGTTTTATACCGTCCACGTCGTAGAGCGGATGCAGCGGAGAGGTGTGATCGAAGCGTCGGAGAAATGGCGTGAAATCAGTGCCCTTCCGCTTCCGGTCCAATTCTTTCAAGAAGCATCGAGCCTGGCCACGTTGACGGGAAGTTCCGTACGATATCGATTGATCAGTCTGAATCCGATCAGCAAACAAAACGGGCCTCGCAGCGACTTCGAGCGCAAGGCGCTGGAGGCGGTCATGGCACATCCCGACCAGCCGTATAAGGGCCCGGTCACGGAGGGAGGTGCGCGATACTTCCAGGCCGTGTATGCGGATTTGGCGGTCTCGTCTGTCTGCGTGAGTTGTCACAACGCCGATGCCCGTAGCCCGAAGCGGGATTATAAACTTCGGGATGTGCTCGGCGCGGTGCTGATCTCGATTCCGATGCCGGAGTGA
- a CDS encoding sulfite oxidase, which translates to MKLSRRALLRTLLQGAGAALVLGGKGQAVEVGSGEASGPLTVRVTRPFDAETPVREFASWLTPNERFFVRSHFGPPSAESIQPDAWRLTVKGLVKEELTLSLKDLQQFEAATLTAVLQCSGNGRAHHRPKVPGVQWERGAVGNAQWTGVRLRDVLQRAGVKLQGLHVQLQGADRPVLATVPLFTRSIPLAKALHPDTLLAYEMNGRPLPLLHGAPLRVITPGWMAESCMKWLTEITVRADETPGYYMQQAYRIPETAVRLSSGLPGSAMVPVERMLVKSLIAAPAEGETVRPGPVTIRGVAWAGEAAVANVEVSCDDGRTWETARLLGEEQPYAWRQWQFVWQARALGPTAILCRARDAQGEEQPVTSPWNPGGFLWNGWDRLTVTVAA; encoded by the coding sequence ATGAAGCTTTCCCGTCGCGCGTTGTTACGCACATTATTGCAAGGGGCTGGGGCTGCGTTGGTTCTGGGTGGTAAGGGCCAGGCGGTTGAAGTCGGGTCGGGCGAGGCGTCCGGTCCCCTCACGGTGCGGGTCACGCGGCCCTTCGATGCGGAAACGCCTGTCCGGGAATTTGCCTCCTGGTTGACACCGAACGAACGGTTTTTTGTGCGCAGTCATTTCGGCCCTCCTTCCGCCGAGTCGATACAGCCCGACGCCTGGCGACTGACGGTCAAAGGACTGGTCAAAGAAGAGCTGACGCTCAGCCTGAAAGACCTCCAGCAATTTGAAGCCGCCACCCTGACGGCCGTGCTCCAATGCAGCGGGAACGGGCGTGCACACCATCGTCCCAAAGTGCCGGGAGTCCAGTGGGAACGCGGCGCGGTCGGCAACGCACAATGGACCGGGGTACGTCTGCGTGATGTGTTGCAGCGAGCCGGAGTGAAACTTCAAGGACTGCACGTGCAGTTGCAAGGGGCGGATCGACCGGTGCTGGCCACGGTGCCGCTGTTTACACGAAGTATTCCCCTGGCCAAGGCGCTTCATCCCGACACGCTCTTGGCGTATGAAATGAATGGGCGGCCGCTGCCGTTGCTGCATGGTGCGCCGTTGCGAGTGATCACTCCCGGTTGGATGGCGGAATCCTGCATGAAGTGGCTGACCGAGATTACGGTTCGAGCGGATGAAACGCCTGGTTATTACATGCAGCAAGCCTATCGCATTCCGGAAACGGCCGTTCGGCTGTCATCCGGGCTGCCGGGAAGTGCGATGGTGCCCGTGGAACGAATGCTCGTGAAATCGCTCATCGCCGCACCGGCGGAGGGCGAGACGGTGAGGCCCGGTCCGGTGACGATCCGGGGAGTCGCATGGGCCGGTGAGGCGGCGGTGGCCAACGTCGAGGTGTCCTGCGACGACGGCCGTACCTGGGAGACGGCACGCCTGCTGGGAGAGGAGCAGCCCTACGCCTGGCGGCAATGGCAATTCGTGTGGCAGGCTCGCGCCCTGGGGCCTACCGCCATTCTCTGCCGCGCCAGGGATGCGCAAGGAGAGGAGCAACCGGTGACGAGTCCGTGGAATCCGGGCGGATTTCTCTGGAATGGGTGGGATCGCTTGACCGTCACGGTGGCGGCATGA
- a CDS encoding cytochrome b N-terminal domain-containing protein: MSSRLYDWLDRRLNLKPVQRTLLDEPIPGGASWIYVFGSVTLFLFVLQAATGMFLALYYAPTPDHAYDSIRFIETEITFGWFVRGLHHWGASTMVVAIGLHMLQTFLYGAYKTPREVMWMVGVVLFLVVMTFAFTGYLLPWDQTAYWATQIGINMAGTVPLIGDFVSRVLRGGEILGALTLSRFFAIHVLFLPAILIGGIALHLFVLRRVGPAGPWTDDRASLGSETFAPRQVYMDAVVIAAVFLIVAALAFSIPLPLTDKANPSDTSFVPVPEWYFLFYYELLKYVHGPLEPLATWVLPLCVILIMLCWPFIDRNSVRNPIRRPVALGSGLLFLLVVFGLLGISMKNLYAVPRTDPAVVQGRAIYAQLGCVGCHRIHGEGGAVAPDLSTIGDTRPDRAWHLKHFRDPQSVSPGSFMPKFPLTDQQLNDLTSYMLSLKRAT; the protein is encoded by the coding sequence ATGTCGTCACGGCTGTATGATTGGCTCGACCGTCGTTTGAACCTGAAACCGGTTCAGCGCACCTTGCTCGATGAGCCGATTCCCGGTGGCGCCAGCTGGATTTACGTGTTCGGCTCCGTGACGTTGTTTCTGTTCGTCCTCCAAGCCGCCACCGGCATGTTCCTCGCGCTGTATTACGCGCCGACGCCCGACCACGCCTACGACAGCATCAGATTCATTGAAACCGAGATCACGTTTGGCTGGTTTGTGCGAGGACTTCACCATTGGGGCGCGTCGACGATGGTAGTGGCGATCGGGCTCCACATGCTTCAGACGTTTCTCTACGGCGCCTATAAAACGCCACGCGAAGTGATGTGGATGGTCGGGGTGGTGCTGTTCCTCGTCGTCATGACCTTTGCGTTTACCGGCTACTTATTGCCGTGGGATCAAACCGCCTATTGGGCGACGCAGATCGGCATCAATATGGCGGGTACCGTTCCGCTCATCGGCGATTTTGTGTCGCGTGTCCTGCGCGGGGGTGAAATCCTGGGCGCGTTGACGCTCTCACGGTTCTTCGCGATTCACGTGTTATTCCTTCCGGCGATTCTGATCGGCGGGATCGCCCTGCATCTGTTCGTGCTGCGGCGAGTCGGGCCGGCCGGACCGTGGACAGACGATCGGGCGTCGCTCGGCAGTGAGACCTTCGCGCCGCGCCAGGTCTACATGGATGCAGTTGTGATTGCTGCGGTGTTTCTTATCGTCGCCGCGCTGGCGTTCAGCATTCCCTTGCCTCTGACGGATAAAGCCAATCCGTCCGATACGAGCTTCGTGCCGGTACCAGAATGGTACTTCCTCTTCTATTATGAACTCCTGAAATACGTGCATGGACCGCTGGAGCCGCTTGCGACCTGGGTCCTGCCTCTCTGCGTAATCCTGATCATGTTGTGTTGGCCGTTCATCGATCGCAATTCCGTGCGCAATCCCATTCGGCGACCGGTTGCTCTGGGTAGCGGACTGTTATTTCTGCTGGTCGTGTTCGGTCTCCTGGGTATCTCGATGAAGAACCTCTATGCCGTGCCGAGGACCGATCCCGCCGTCGTACAAGGTCGAGCGATCTATGCTCAGTTGGGTTGTGTCGGCTGTCATCGCATTCATGGAGAAGGGGGTGCCGTCGCTCCGGACCTGTCCACGATCGGGGACACGAGACCGGACCGAGCCTGGCATCTGAAGCATTTTCGCGATCCGCAGTCCGTGTCGCCGGGATCGTTCATGCCGAAGTTCCCGCTCACGGATCAACAGCTCAATGACCTGACCAGTTACATGTTGAGTTTGAAGCGCGCCACGTAA
- a CDS encoding c-type cytochrome: MRVILLSAMVIVGVIAGCVESKDTRSGAQSAVNHAGPDGLEALFSHPSPDSIPGGQRGEQIRLGYELVVRTQEFAAPYVGNRLTCANCHLDAGLDPNSSSYVGLARAYPEYRARTGRVVTLADRINECFERNLNGKPIPQESHKLQAIVAYIEWLSKDVPPGSRMAWRGISRIQSPKPPDGVNGGKVFTARCAFCHGADGQGTMAAPPLWGPQSYTVGAEMARVPVAASFIKSNMPRTRGWALSDQDAYDVAAYVNSQPRPDFQEKGHDSPKGEKPADVPY, encoded by the coding sequence ATGAGAGTCATATTGTTGAGTGCCATGGTGATCGTCGGAGTCATCGCAGGTTGCGTCGAATCGAAGGACACCCGAAGCGGCGCACAGTCTGCGGTGAATCACGCTGGGCCTGACGGGTTGGAGGCCCTCTTCAGCCACCCCTCGCCCGATTCCATCCCCGGCGGGCAGCGCGGGGAGCAGATCCGGCTGGGGTATGAGCTCGTCGTCCGTACGCAGGAATTCGCCGCCCCCTACGTAGGGAATCGACTTACCTGCGCCAATTGTCATTTGGACGCGGGGCTCGATCCCAATTCGTCCTCCTATGTCGGTCTCGCGCGGGCCTATCCGGAATATCGTGCCCGGACCGGTCGCGTGGTGACGTTGGCCGACCGTATCAATGAATGTTTTGAGCGCAACCTGAACGGCAAGCCGATCCCGCAAGAGAGTCACAAGCTCCAAGCGATCGTGGCCTATATCGAGTGGTTATCGAAGGATGTCCCGCCCGGCAGCCGGATGGCCTGGCGCGGTATCTCGAGGATTCAATCCCCCAAGCCGCCGGATGGGGTCAACGGGGGCAAAGTCTTCACTGCCCGTTGCGCGTTTTGTCACGGGGCTGATGGGCAGGGCACGATGGCGGCGCCGCCTTTGTGGGGACCACAGTCCTATACGGTCGGGGCGGAAATGGCGCGAGTGCCGGTGGCCGCCTCCTTCATCAAATCAAACATGCCGCGGACCAGGGGGTGGGCCCTGTCTGATCAGGATGCCTATGATGTGGCGGCGTATGTGAACTCCCAACCGCGTCCGGACTTTCAGGAGAAGGGCCATGATTCGCCGAAGGGGGAAAAACCGGCGGATGTGCCCTATTAG